In Streptomyces canus, one DNA window encodes the following:
- a CDS encoding ABC transporter permease, producing MSAVTDTARVAAPGNPLSQSVRDSLVIAKRNLIRMSRIPEMVIFGLIQPIMFVVLFSYVFGGSMNIGGTTDPTVYREFLMAGIFAQTVTFATAGAGAGIADDMHKGLIDRFRSLPMARGAVLTGRTLADLVQTALTLFVLAMVALLVGWRTHTNIGEVLGAFGLLLLLGYAFTWVGALIGLSVRTPEAATSGGLIWLFPVTFISNAFVDSSRMTPWLRHVADWNPFSATVQACRKLFGNPGVSPSDAWPMQHPVWASLIYSILIIVIFRTLAVRKYRSATA from the coding sequence GTGAGCGCCGTCACCGACACCGCGCGGGTCGCCGCTCCCGGCAACCCCCTCAGCCAGTCCGTCCGGGACTCGCTGGTCATCGCCAAGCGCAACCTGATCCGGATGTCCAGGATCCCCGAGATGGTCATCTTCGGCCTCATCCAGCCGATCATGTTCGTGGTGCTGTTCAGCTACGTCTTCGGCGGATCCATGAACATCGGCGGCACCACGGACCCCACCGTCTACCGCGAGTTCCTGATGGCCGGGATCTTCGCGCAGACCGTCACCTTCGCCACGGCGGGCGCCGGCGCGGGGATCGCCGACGACATGCACAAGGGGCTCATCGACCGCTTCCGCTCCTTGCCCATGGCCCGCGGCGCGGTGCTCACCGGACGGACGCTCGCCGACCTGGTGCAGACGGCGCTGACCCTGTTCGTGCTGGCCATGGTCGCCCTGCTGGTCGGCTGGCGCACCCACACCAACATCGGCGAGGTCCTCGGCGCCTTCGGTCTGCTGCTCCTGCTCGGGTACGCGTTCACCTGGGTCGGCGCCCTGATCGGCCTGTCCGTGCGCACGCCTGAAGCAGCCACCTCGGGCGGCCTGATCTGGCTCTTCCCGGTGACGTTCATCTCGAACGCGTTCGTGGACTCCAGCCGCATGACCCCGTGGCTGCGGCACGTCGCCGACTGGAACCCGTTCAGCGCCACGGTCCAGGCCTGCCGCAAGCTGTTCGGCAACCCCGGTGTGTCCCCCTCCGACGCCTGGCCCATGCAGCACCCCGTCTGGGCCTCGCTGATCTACTCGATCCTGATCATCGTCATATTCAGGACGTTGGCGGTGCGCAAGTACCGCTCGGCCACCGCATGA
- the greA gene encoding transcription elongation factor GreA → MTQTSEDVTWLTQEAYTKLKEELAYLSGPAREEVTAKIAAAREEGDLRENGGYHAAKEEQGKQELRIRQLTQLLEKAKVGEAPASADGTVAPGMVVTIAFDGDEDDTMTFLLASREYASADVETYSPQSPLGSGVIGNKVGEEAEYELPNGKKASVTILKAEPYNG, encoded by the coding sequence GTGACCCAGACCAGCGAAGACGTCACCTGGCTGACCCAGGAGGCGTACACCAAGCTCAAGGAAGAGCTGGCGTACCTGTCTGGTCCCGCGCGCGAGGAAGTCACCGCGAAGATCGCGGCCGCGCGCGAGGAGGGGGACCTGCGCGAGAACGGCGGGTACCACGCGGCCAAGGAAGAGCAGGGCAAGCAGGAGCTCCGCATCCGCCAGCTGACCCAGCTCCTGGAGAAGGCCAAGGTCGGTGAGGCTCCGGCGTCCGCGGACGGTACGGTGGCGCCCGGCATGGTCGTGACGATCGCCTTCGACGGTGACGAGGACGACACCATGACCTTCCTGCTCGCCTCGCGCGAGTACGCGAGCGCGGACGTCGAGACGTACTCGCCGCAGTCCCCGCTGGGCTCCGGCGTGATCGGCAACAAGGTCGGTGAGGAGGCGGAGTACGAACTGCCGAACGGCAAGAAGGCCTCCGTGACCATCCTCAAGGCCGAGCCCTACAACGGCTGA
- the mca gene encoding mycothiol conjugate amidase Mca: MAVHAHPDDESSKGAATMAKYVSEGVDVLVVTCTGGERGSILNPKLQGDKYIEEHIHEVRKKEMDEAREILGVGQEWLGFVDSGLPEGDPLPPLPEGCFALEDVDKAAGELVKQIRTFRPQVITTYDENGGYPHPDHIMTHKISMVAFEGAADTEKFPESEFGPAYQPLKLYYNQGFNRPRTEALHHALIERGMESPYGDWLKRWDESPMRDRTLTTHIPCAEFYEIRDKALIAHATQIDPDGGWFKVPLDLQKEVWPTEEYELAKSLVDTSLPEDDLFAGIRDNA; this comes from the coding sequence ATGGCCGTGCACGCCCACCCCGACGACGAGTCGAGCAAGGGCGCGGCCACCATGGCGAAGTACGTGTCCGAGGGGGTGGACGTGCTGGTCGTGACCTGCACGGGCGGGGAGCGCGGCTCCATCCTCAACCCGAAGCTTCAGGGCGACAAGTACATCGAGGAGCACATCCACGAGGTACGCAAGAAGGAGATGGACGAGGCCCGCGAGATCCTCGGCGTGGGCCAGGAATGGCTCGGCTTCGTCGACTCCGGCCTGCCCGAGGGCGACCCGCTGCCGCCCCTGCCCGAGGGCTGCTTCGCCCTGGAGGACGTCGACAAGGCGGCCGGCGAGCTGGTGAAGCAGATCCGCACCTTCCGTCCTCAGGTGATCACCACCTACGACGAGAACGGCGGCTACCCGCACCCCGACCACATCATGACCCACAAGATCTCGATGGTGGCGTTCGAGGGCGCGGCGGACACCGAGAAGTTCCCGGAGTCCGAGTTCGGCCCGGCCTACCAGCCGCTCAAGCTCTACTACAACCAGGGCTTCAACCGCCCCCGCACCGAGGCGCTGCACCACGCGCTGATCGAGCGCGGCATGGAGTCTCCGTACGGGGACTGGCTCAAGCGCTGGGACGAGTCGCCGATGCGCGACCGCACCCTGACCACGCACATTCCGTGCGCGGAGTTCTACGAGATCCGCGACAAGGCCCTGATCGCCCACGCCACGCAGATCGACCCCGACGGCGGCTGGTTCAAGGTCCCGCTGGACCTCCAGAAGGAGGTCTGGCCGACGGAGGAGTACGAGCTCGCGAAGTCCCTCGTCGATACCTCCCTCCCCGAGGACGACCTCTTTGCGGGCATCCGCGACAATGCCTGA
- a CDS encoding DUF4307 domain-containing protein codes for MSTASTQLPEGRYGRSSDQRADHKLRIAGAVLGALLLALIGYFAYHYVVQNKISAEVITFDSQKSAVQVHLEVRKDSGTSGYCTIRSQAADGTEVGRADFRFGGDATRIDKVVTLRTTAPGTTAELLGCHAD; via the coding sequence ATGAGCACGGCGAGCACTCAGCTGCCCGAGGGGCGCTACGGCCGCTCCTCGGACCAGCGTGCCGACCACAAGCTCCGGATCGCCGGTGCCGTGCTCGGCGCCCTCCTGCTCGCGCTGATCGGCTACTTCGCCTACCACTACGTCGTGCAGAACAAGATCAGCGCCGAGGTGATCACGTTCGACTCGCAGAAGTCCGCGGTGCAGGTGCATCTGGAGGTCCGCAAGGACTCCGGCACCTCCGGCTACTGCACGATCCGCTCCCAGGCGGCGGACGGCACCGAGGTGGGCCGGGCCGACTTCCGCTTCGGCGGTGACGCGACCCGCATCGACAAGGTCGTCACGCTCCGTACGACGGCCCCGGGCACCACGGCCGAGCTGCTGGGCTGTCACGCCGACTGA